The proteins below come from a single Benincasa hispida cultivar B227 chromosome 4, ASM972705v1, whole genome shotgun sequence genomic window:
- the LOC120076662 gene encoding WAT1-related protein At4g08290-like — protein sequence MKFLICSPLLSSLLTNPKMMGENTIMSRLKPYILVVSLQFGIAGIYVICMATLTKGMSRYVLIVYRNTVATLFLAPFALIFERKTRPKMTLPIALQIMVLGFLEPVVDQGFGYLGMMYTSASYASAIMNAVPSVTFLIAVIFRVERLNIKQVRGVAKVIGTLVTFAGALVLTLYKGPILDFFWTQKTNHHVNSGGVAVNQHWVAGTLFILLGCVSWSSFYIIQSITVKRYPAELSLSALICLAGALQSTVVALAVDHRASAWAVGWDSRLFAPLYMGIVGSGIAYYFQALVMKTRGPVFVTAFNPLCMIVVTIISSIVLAEKIHLGSVIGAIIIAIGLYSVVWGKRKDYSTAAVPELPIIASQFPAEQDAHLHPPK from the exons ATGAAGTTTCTCATATGCTCTCCCCTTCTATCATCACTTCTCACTAACCCAAAGATGATGGGTGAGAATACTATTATGAGTAGGTTGAAGCCTTATATTTTAGTTGTGAGCCTACAATTTGGAATTGCAGGCATATATGTAATAtgtatggccactctcaccaaaGGTATGAGTCGTTACGTTTTGATCGTATATCGAAACACCGTTGCCACTCTCTTTCTCGCTCCCTTTGCGTTAATCTTTGAAAG GAAAACAAGACCAAAGATGACACTCCCAATCGCTTTACAAATCATGGTCTTGGGTTTTCTAGA ACCCGTTGTTGATCAAGGATTTGGTTATCTAGGAATGATGTACACATCAGCATCATATGCATCAGCTATCATGAACGCTGTGCCCTCTGTTACCTTTCTCATTGCAGTCATTTTTCg AGTGGAGCGTCTAAATATAAAACAAGTACGAGGGGTAGCCAAGGTAATTGGCACTTTGGTGACCTTCGCCGGAGCTTTGGTTTTGACACTTTACAAAGGCCCAATTCTCGATTTCTTTTGGACTCAAAAAACCAACCACCACGTTAATAGCGGCGGCGTCGCCGTCAATCAGCACTGGGTTGCCGGCACTTTGTTCATCCTTCTGGGATGCGTGTCGTGGTCTTCTTTCTACATAATACAA TCTATAACAGTGAAGAGATACCCAGCGGAGCTGTCTCTTTCGGCATTGATATGTTTGGCTGGTGCACTTCAAAGCACAGTGGTAGCATTAGCCGTAGATCATCGTGCCAGTGCATGGGCTGTGGGTTGGGACTCCAGGCTTTTTGCTCCTCTCTATATg GGAATAGTTGGTTCAGGAATTGCATATTACTTTCAAGCTTTGGTTATGAAGACAAGAGGCCCTGTATTTGTCACAGCTTTCAATCCTTTATGTATGATTGTTGTCACTATTATCTCCTCCATTGTTCTCGCTGAGAAAATTCATCTTGGAAG TGTTATTGGAGCCATTATCATTGCAATTGGGCTTTATTCAGTTGTTTGGGGAAAACGCAAGGATTATTCCACCGCCGCCGTGCCGGAGCTTCCAATTATTGCCTCTCAATTCCCCGCCGAACAAGATGCTCACCTTCATCCTCCCAAATGA